A window of Streptomyces gilvosporeus contains these coding sequences:
- a CDS encoding tetratricopeptide repeat protein, whose product MTKRGWSQSDLARESNVPVSTLSGILNGRSAGHSSNFTMILDALFPDTTKVAVVGRLQGKQEAEVRKRQSAARQTLTGLWDEATRRISPDDGRSGRSSARPRPPVDPLAPRPEGTPPGARGGSVPPRVDQLTRRALLGIHEAIPLPAGASADLAVDLPLYVAREADTQLRAALTGFRTTGGFVLLLGDPATGKTRTAHEALLAVVPDWKFEVPADGASVEALAAGCSADGGSAGSVLWLDELQNFLAGPAPLAAATVRSLLTEAAPPVIIVGTMWPDVYERLRAVGPGPGSGDRGVDPDGSLLEEIRASSRNAREVLAMAQRFNLAAFRPAEWERAAAAAATDPRIAHALRHKGDFSLPQALAGVPELLHRWTTADQPYGKALLMAAVTARRAGHRLTVPASFLEAVAPSFLNGRQRAAADAAWFDDALAWACEPVFPHTEIALLSPYGQAMGRVDGYRASDVLAGHLDINWGTIPPEVWPVMVAAADPEARRQIGFNAEQAGYPDVARAAWQDEAEQGNPNAMFDLGLLASSEGNPDEARRLLTPVAESGYPLAMYNLAGVLHGQGDFDGARHWYRRAAEAGEVFAMTRLGELLHALGEREEGLAWVRRAVEYGGQPAMTSYAQLLHAEGQVAAARHWLVQAAERQYAPARQLLAAQLYEDGDVASARRWLTMTVEDTATSNVHRASAMHALGEMCRQQGDLGGARDWWERAADLPPYRRGKVNPAGVVSMYALGLLAHQQQDVSTARRWFSRAAEAGSTDAVYALGVMADAEGDPVAAAGFWRRAAKSGHVDAMLRLGRQANLQGDVPACTQWFAKAAEKGSGAAETALGMLFSETDPAAARHWFTRAAERGIPQAIHFLIKALEQTGDAADAKEARRWRAGLPSEA is encoded by the coding sequence ATGACAAAACGGGGATGGAGCCAATCAGACCTGGCCAGGGAGTCCAACGTGCCGGTCAGTACGCTCTCCGGCATCCTCAACGGCCGCTCCGCAGGGCACAGTTCGAACTTCACCATGATTCTGGATGCGCTCTTCCCGGACACAACGAAGGTTGCGGTGGTCGGCAGGCTGCAGGGCAAACAGGAGGCAGAAGTACGCAAACGGCAGTCCGCAGCCCGTCAGACGCTCACTGGGCTGTGGGACGAGGCCACCCGGCGTATCTCGCCCGACGACGGGAGGTCCGGGCGTTCGTCCGCGCGGCCGCGCCCACCGGTGGACCCGCTGGCCCCCAGGCCGGAGGGCACGCCCCCGGGGGCGCGGGGCGGCAGCGTGCCGCCGCGGGTGGACCAGCTCACCCGGCGCGCCCTACTGGGCATCCACGAGGCAATCCCGCTGCCCGCCGGCGCTTCCGCGGATCTCGCGGTCGACCTGCCCCTGTACGTCGCCCGCGAGGCCGACACGCAGCTGCGCGCGGCCCTCACCGGCTTCAGGACCACCGGGGGTTTCGTCCTTCTCCTGGGGGATCCCGCGACGGGGAAGACCCGGACCGCGCACGAGGCCCTGCTCGCCGTCGTTCCGGACTGGAAGTTCGAGGTGCCGGCCGATGGCGCGTCCGTTGAAGCCCTGGCCGCCGGCTGCTCGGCCGACGGCGGGAGTGCTGGCAGTGTGCTGTGGCTTGACGAGTTGCAGAACTTCCTGGCCGGCCCGGCTCCACTGGCCGCCGCGACGGTACGGAGCCTGCTCACCGAAGCCGCACCGCCGGTGATCATTGTCGGCACCATGTGGCCGGACGTCTACGAGCGGCTGCGCGCGGTCGGCCCGGGGCCCGGCAGCGGCGACCGCGGCGTCGACCCGGACGGGAGCCTCCTGGAGGAGATCCGCGCGTCGTCCCGCAACGCGCGCGAGGTACTCGCCATGGCCCAGCGGTTCAACCTCGCGGCATTCCGGCCGGCCGAGTGGGAGCGAGCTGCTGCCGCGGCCGCCACCGACCCGCGTATCGCCCACGCGCTGCGGCACAAAGGCGACTTCAGCCTGCCCCAGGCCCTGGCCGGCGTCCCGGAACTGCTCCACCGCTGGACCACCGCCGACCAGCCATACGGCAAGGCGCTGCTCATGGCGGCCGTCACCGCCCGCCGCGCCGGGCACCGGCTCACCGTGCCCGCCAGCTTCCTGGAGGCGGTGGCGCCCTCGTTTCTTAACGGAAGGCAGCGGGCCGCGGCGGACGCCGCCTGGTTCGATGACGCCCTCGCGTGGGCCTGCGAACCCGTCTTCCCGCACACCGAAATCGCGCTGCTGAGCCCGTACGGGCAGGCCATGGGCCGCGTCGACGGCTACCGGGCCTCCGATGTCCTCGCCGGCCACCTGGACATCAACTGGGGCACCATTCCGCCGGAGGTCTGGCCGGTGATGGTCGCCGCGGCCGACCCGGAAGCGCGCCGGCAGATCGGCTTCAACGCCGAGCAGGCGGGCTACCCGGACGTGGCCCGCGCCGCCTGGCAGGACGAGGCGGAACAGGGCAACCCCAACGCCATGTTCGACCTGGGGCTGCTCGCCTCCTCCGAAGGCAACCCGGACGAGGCACGCCGCCTGCTGACCCCGGTCGCCGAGAGCGGCTATCCGCTCGCGATGTACAACCTCGCTGGCGTGCTGCACGGCCAGGGCGACTTCGACGGCGCGCGCCATTGGTATCGCCGCGCCGCCGAGGCCGGCGAGGTCTTCGCCATGACCAGGCTGGGGGAGTTGCTCCACGCGCTGGGCGAGCGGGAAGAGGGCTTGGCCTGGGTCCGCCGTGCGGTGGAGTACGGCGGACAGCCCGCCATGACCTCCTACGCCCAACTCCTGCACGCCGAAGGCCAGGTCGCCGCCGCCCGCCACTGGCTCGTGCAAGCTGCCGAGCGGCAGTACGCCCCCGCCCGCCAGTTGCTCGCCGCCCAGCTCTACGAGGACGGCGACGTGGCCAGCGCGCGCCGATGGCTGACCATGACGGTCGAGGACACCGCGACATCGAACGTGCATCGCGCGTCCGCGATGCACGCGCTCGGCGAGATGTGCCGGCAGCAGGGCGACCTCGGCGGCGCGCGCGACTGGTGGGAGCGGGCGGCGGATCTGCCGCCGTACCGCAGAGGCAAGGTCAACCCGGCCGGGGTCGTGTCGATGTATGCCCTCGGCCTCCTGGCACATCAGCAGCAGGACGTCTCCACAGCCCGCCGCTGGTTCTCCCGCGCGGCCGAGGCCGGCAGCACCGACGCCGTGTACGCACTGGGCGTGATGGCGGACGCGGAGGGCGACCCGGTGGCGGCCGCCGGGTTCTGGCGGCGGGCAGCGAAGTCCGGGCACGTCGACGCGATGCTTCGGCTGGGTCGGCAGGCCAATCTGCAGGGCGATGTCCCAGCCTGCACCCAGTGGTTCGCCAAGGCTGCTGAGAAGGGCAGCGGCGCCGCCGAGACGGCTCTCGGCATGCTGTTCTCCGAAACGGACCCGGCAGCTGCCCGCCACTGGTTCACCCGCGCCGCCGAGCGCGGAATTCCCCAGGCCATTCACTTCCTGATCAAGGCCCTTGAGCAGACCGGCGACGCGGCGGACGCCAAGGAGGCCCGGCGGTGGCGGGCCGGACTCCCTTCCGAGGCTTAG
- a CDS encoding winged helix-turn-helix domain-containing protein: MIPELDPVIHAQARLRVTIALAALAPDDRITFPRLQKLLGMTPGNLSTHLRKLEDAGYVEIDKTYTRRTPVTHVALTPSGRAAFETYTATLRSLLGP; encoded by the coding sequence GTGATTCCCGAGCTCGATCCGGTCATCCATGCCCAGGCCCGGCTACGGGTCACCATCGCGCTGGCCGCATTGGCCCCCGACGACCGGATCACCTTCCCCCGACTGCAGAAACTGCTGGGCATGACCCCCGGGAACCTCTCCACCCATCTACGCAAGCTCGAGGACGCCGGCTACGTGGAGATCGACAAGACCTACACCCGGCGCACTCCCGTCACCCACGTCGCGCTGACCCCTTCCGGCCGCGCCGCCTTCGAGACGTACACCGCCACACTGCGCTCGCTGCTCGGCCCCTGA
- a CDS encoding DUF1877 family protein, producing the protein MAVTQQLARIPAEYLDSCRQSANTSPDGDPLWDPPSVDVLDLDWAPFLLERVCELGGLDDVHRDVLRQALDGYTAIDLAFLNTHPHAIGPFGPDPTALSAAQVARLAELLGQIDFPALLAALPTDEAEAASLIGNGADKIVGGSKKYLLGHFNAMREFYRGASQRQLLVVLWWD; encoded by the coding sequence ATGGCCGTCACTCAGCAGCTTGCCCGCATCCCGGCGGAGTATCTCGACTCCTGCCGCCAGTCAGCGAACACATCGCCGGATGGAGATCCCCTCTGGGATCCACCGTCGGTGGACGTCCTCGACCTGGACTGGGCGCCGTTCCTGCTCGAACGGGTCTGCGAGCTGGGAGGTCTCGATGACGTCCATCGGGATGTGCTCCGACAGGCTCTCGACGGCTACACCGCCATCGACCTCGCCTTCCTCAACACGCATCCGCATGCCATCGGCCCCTTCGGGCCGGACCCCACGGCCCTCTCCGCGGCTCAAGTGGCTCGTCTTGCGGAACTGCTCGGGCAGATCGACTTTCCGGCCCTCCTGGCCGCCCTGCCGACAGACGAAGCAGAGGCCGCCTCCTTGATCGGCAACGGCGCGGACAAGATCGTCGGTGGCTCCAAGAAGTACCTGCTGGGGCACTTCAACGCCATGCGCGAGTTCTACCGTGGTGCATCCCAACGGCAGCTTCTCGTCGTGCTCTGGTGGGACTGA
- a CDS encoding LAETG motif-containing sortase-dependent surface protein, which translates to MTPNPRPTPTHTGKPNPTGNPSTPAPEPSVSHSGGYTPAPTGGPKGPDGDLAHTGSDTPIGLISGIAATLAAAGGALVWWMRRRNAAQG; encoded by the coding sequence ATCACCCCCAACCCGCGGCCGACACCGACCCACACCGGCAAGCCCAACCCGACCGGCAACCCGTCGACCCCGGCCCCCGAACCGTCCGTCAGCCACTCCGGCGGCTACACCCCCGCCCCCACAGGCGGCCCCAAGGGCCCCGACGGCGACCTCGCCCACACCGGATCCGACACCCCCATCGGCCTGATCTCCGGCATCGCCGCCACCCTCGCGGCAGCCGGCGGCGCCCTGGTGTGGTGGATGCGACGCCGCAACGCAGCACAGGGGTAG
- a CDS encoding DUF2599 domain-containing protein codes for MKKRAGLPRGTSVALRGIVVALLAASVVGVQAPAASAQEVCGRQVGGDILEAYNRTGGEGGPLGCPTTNEETTPDGRGRYNHFVGGSIYWTPETGAHPVWGAIRDKWKEMGWETSKVGYPVGDELTNPDGEGKRQEFEHGTFYWHPTRSNGAHAVWGNIGWVWGAYHWESGAFGYPTSDVSWDGENREWVQKFGGSKFIFSNPDGNNVEGCVKQCAGYYGVDPAGPGSPGNLINQTRVEIPLTGDPGSWEDTFVVRAWPTTEGRLAGRALIPAEWDQMWSRVPKPWAMTDTKNSSLYKQFACHVMFVAPKPSGGWLGGYSWDLESWRDDISWLKAMDPLTNHKCNW; via the coding sequence GTGAAGAAACGGGCCGGGCTGCCACGGGGGACGAGCGTGGCACTCAGGGGGATCGTCGTCGCACTGCTCGCGGCGAGTGTGGTGGGCGTGCAGGCGCCTGCCGCGTCCGCGCAGGAGGTCTGCGGCCGCCAGGTCGGCGGGGACATCCTGGAGGCGTACAACCGGACCGGCGGCGAGGGTGGGCCGCTGGGCTGTCCCACTACGAACGAGGAGACCACGCCGGACGGGCGGGGCCGGTACAACCACTTCGTCGGCGGGTCGATCTACTGGACTCCCGAAACCGGCGCGCATCCCGTATGGGGGGCGATCCGGGACAAGTGGAAGGAGATGGGTTGGGAGACGTCCAAGGTCGGCTATCCGGTCGGGGACGAGCTGACCAACCCGGACGGGGAGGGCAAGCGGCAGGAGTTCGAGCACGGCACCTTCTACTGGCACCCCACCCGCTCGAACGGCGCGCACGCCGTGTGGGGGAACATCGGATGGGTGTGGGGTGCCTACCACTGGGAGAGCGGCGCCTTCGGCTATCCGACCTCGGATGTGTCCTGGGACGGCGAGAACCGGGAGTGGGTCCAGAAGTTCGGGGGCAGCAAGTTCATCTTCTCCAACCCGGACGGCAACAACGTTGAGGGCTGTGTCAAGCAGTGCGCCGGTTACTACGGCGTCGACCCGGCGGGCCCTGGCTCGCCGGGGAACCTGATCAACCAGACCCGTGTCGAGATTCCCCTCACCGGTGACCCCGGTTCCTGGGAGGACACCTTCGTCGTCCGCGCCTGGCCCACTACCGAGGGCCGCCTTGCCGGGCGGGCCCTCATCCCGGCTGAGTGGGACCAGATGTGGTCGAGGGTGCCCAAGCCGTGGGCGATGACCGACACCAAGAACAGCTCCCTGTACAAGCAGTTCGCCTGCCATGTGATGTTCGTGGCTCCCAAGCCGTCCGGCGGCTGGCTGGGCGGCTACTCGTGGGACCTGGAGTCGTGGCGGGATGACATCTCCTGGCTGAAGGCCATGGACCCTCTCACCAACCACAAGTGCAACTGGTAG
- a CDS encoding acyl-CoA dehydrogenase family protein, with protein sequence MNTHTIDTDTPVISADAYDTAAFFTGSEAIAVVTNTTAPDAVPLPSPDASTAELLFAAQEAGRRAVPAPFTETALVARPLLRRAGLPVPDGPLSYAIAPELTIRYAHPAASPVGSAGCLGDDDTLLITGTLHRVPWARAAGAVVVLATAPSGPVLFTLDPDRAALTPGANLAGEPRDDLHLAPLEIPASRVRRIPRELLEEAEHRAALGRAALMAGAAERCVELTVAHTTARVQFGRPLSHFQAVKQEEARLIEEAALVRAAVQAAATPLDTGGPAAHFAVAAAKTQASASAAEIARIAHQLHGAIGITQLNPLHLATTRLWSWRDEDGDETDWALRLARSVTAATLWPALTTKP encoded by the coding sequence ATGAACACCCACACGATCGACACGGACACCCCCGTCATCTCCGCCGATGCCTACGACACCGCCGCCTTCTTCACCGGCTCCGAAGCCATCGCCGTCGTGACCAACACCACCGCCCCGGACGCGGTGCCCCTCCCCTCCCCGGACGCCTCAACCGCCGAACTCCTCTTCGCCGCCCAGGAGGCAGGGCGCCGGGCAGTCCCGGCCCCGTTCACCGAGACCGCCCTGGTCGCCCGCCCGTTGCTGCGCCGCGCCGGCCTCCCCGTCCCGGACGGGCCACTCAGCTACGCCATCGCCCCCGAGCTCACCATCCGCTACGCCCACCCCGCCGCTTCTCCCGTCGGCTCAGCCGGCTGCCTGGGCGACGACGACACCCTGCTGATCACCGGGACCCTGCACCGTGTCCCCTGGGCCCGGGCCGCCGGCGCCGTGGTCGTCCTGGCCACCGCCCCTTCTGGCCCCGTCCTGTTCACCCTCGACCCGGACCGGGCCGCTCTCACCCCCGGCGCCAACCTCGCCGGGGAACCCCGCGACGACCTGCACCTCGCCCCTCTTGAGATCCCCGCCTCGCGGGTCCGCCGGATCCCCCGGGAACTGCTGGAGGAGGCCGAACACCGCGCGGCCCTGGGCCGGGCCGCCCTCATGGCCGGAGCCGCCGAACGCTGCGTCGAACTGACCGTCGCCCACACCACCGCCCGCGTGCAGTTCGGCCGACCGCTCAGCCACTTCCAGGCGGTCAAGCAAGAGGAGGCGCGACTGATCGAGGAGGCCGCCCTGGTCCGCGCCGCCGTCCAGGCCGCTGCCACCCCGCTGGACACCGGCGGCCCGGCCGCGCACTTCGCCGTCGCCGCCGCCAAGACCCAGGCGTCCGCCTCGGCCGCCGAGATCGCCCGCATCGCCCACCAACTCCACGGCGCCATCGGCATCACCCAGCTCAACCCACTCCACCTCGCCACGACCCGGCTGTGGTCCTGGCGCGACGAGGACGGCGACGAAACCGACTGGGCGCTCCGCTTGGCCCGCTCCGTCACTGCGGCCACCCTCTGGCCCGCGCTCACCACCAAGCCCTGA
- a CDS encoding acyl-CoA dehydrogenase family protein: MCPSTLSPIAIPDAALPESARRLRTEVRAFLDEERARGTALGRPDSWLAGWDPGFSRRLAERGWVGMALPTEYGGAGRGFLERYVVIEELLAAGAPVSAHWVSDRQAGPSVLQHGTEEQRRFFLPRIAAGQCFFSIGMSEKSSGSDLASVHTRAERTSDGWRLTGTKMWTGGAHVNDYAIVLARTDEAEDKHTGLSQFIVDLRAPGVRIEPIRLMSGEHRFNAFHLDGVDVPDGMLLGRRGDGWKQVTGELAFERSGPERYLSTFPLLVSLLSELEHRSVTAGQLTQVGLLTARLHSVRRLSLGVAAALNAGASPDTQAALVKDLGTRLEGTLVDTVRSILPTRADPHATPGSHAELLAFALLHSPGYTLRGGTNEILRGIITRGLEQR, from the coding sequence ATGTGCCCTTCGACGCTTTCACCGATCGCAATCCCCGACGCCGCCCTACCCGAATCAGCCCGCCGGCTGCGCACCGAGGTCCGCGCCTTTCTCGACGAGGAGCGTGCCCGCGGCACCGCGCTCGGCCGCCCCGACTCCTGGCTGGCCGGCTGGGACCCCGGCTTCAGCCGCCGCCTCGCCGAACGCGGCTGGGTCGGCATGGCCCTGCCCACCGAGTACGGCGGCGCGGGCCGCGGCTTCCTGGAACGCTATGTGGTGATCGAGGAACTGCTCGCCGCCGGCGCTCCGGTCAGCGCGCACTGGGTCTCCGACCGGCAGGCCGGCCCGTCCGTCCTCCAGCACGGCACCGAGGAGCAGCGCCGCTTCTTCCTGCCCCGGATCGCCGCCGGGCAGTGCTTCTTCTCCATCGGCATGAGCGAGAAGAGCAGCGGGTCCGACCTCGCTTCGGTGCACACCCGCGCCGAACGTACCTCTGACGGCTGGCGGTTGACCGGCACCAAGATGTGGACCGGTGGCGCCCATGTCAACGACTACGCCATCGTGCTGGCCCGCACCGACGAGGCCGAGGACAAGCACACCGGGCTCAGCCAGTTCATCGTCGACCTGCGCGCCCCCGGTGTGCGGATCGAGCCGATCCGGCTGATGAGCGGCGAGCACCGCTTCAACGCCTTCCACCTGGACGGCGTCGATGTCCCGGATGGCATGCTGCTCGGACGGCGGGGCGACGGCTGGAAGCAGGTCACCGGGGAACTCGCCTTCGAACGCAGCGGCCCGGAACGCTACCTCTCCACCTTCCCCCTGCTCGTCTCCCTGCTCAGCGAACTCGAACATCGCTCCGTCACGGCCGGACAGCTCACCCAGGTCGGCCTCCTGACGGCCCGTCTGCACAGTGTTCGCCGACTGTCTCTCGGCGTGGCCGCGGCCCTGAACGCCGGCGCCTCGCCCGACACCCAGGCCGCCCTGGTCAAGGACCTCGGCACCCGCCTGGAGGGCACGCTGGTCGACACCGTCCGCAGCATCCTGCCGACCCGGGCAGACCCGCACGCCACTCCCGGCAGTCACGCCGAACTGCTCGCCTTCGCCCTGCTGCACAGCCCTGGCTACACCCTGCGCGGCGGCACCAACGAAATCCTTCGCGGCATCATCACTCGTGGTCTGGAGCAACGCTGA
- a CDS encoding CaiB/BaiF CoA transferase family protein translates to MSEKPSGPSARGLLTGVRVIELASVIMAPYAAQQLGDLGADVIKVEPPAGDMTRHYPPRRNPGMGGTALNLNRNKRSAVIDLKAPHGRDALLTLLRTADVFITNLRPQALEKLRLGYDDVAAVNPGLIYANAQGFRSDSRYGTHAAYDDIIQAASGLVWLNHKVSGQPHYVPTVLADKICGMQIAQSVLAALHYREHGGTGQHIEVPMADTMLTFNLVEHLGAATLEPDGEFGSARSLSPERRAQRTADGWMCILPHSDRNWRDFTAFVGRPDLADDPRFTTGPDRARNADQFYPLLAELMRRHTTAEWQKFCDRSGIAAAPVLDLESAATTVYAQEGGLLHEAEHPTEGPYRVIGRPVRYSADPEPELRPCPTIGQHTDEVLREAGFDSSLLHPVN, encoded by the coding sequence ATGTCCGAGAAGCCGAGCGGCCCGTCCGCCCGCGGACTCCTCACCGGAGTGCGCGTCATAGAACTGGCCAGCGTGATCATGGCCCCGTACGCCGCCCAGCAACTCGGCGACCTGGGTGCGGACGTGATCAAGGTCGAGCCGCCCGCCGGTGACATGACGCGCCACTACCCGCCGCGGCGCAACCCCGGCATGGGCGGCACGGCCCTCAACCTGAACCGCAACAAGCGCAGCGCCGTCATCGACCTCAAGGCCCCGCACGGCCGCGACGCCCTGCTCACCCTGCTCCGTACCGCCGACGTCTTCATCACCAACCTGCGCCCGCAGGCCCTGGAGAAGCTCCGCCTCGGCTACGACGACGTCGCGGCCGTCAACCCCGGCCTGATCTACGCCAACGCCCAGGGTTTCCGCAGCGACAGCCGCTACGGCACCCACGCCGCCTACGACGACATCATCCAGGCGGCCAGCGGCCTGGTCTGGCTCAACCACAAGGTCTCCGGCCAACCGCACTACGTCCCCACCGTCCTCGCCGACAAGATCTGCGGCATGCAGATCGCCCAGTCAGTACTGGCCGCGCTCCACTACCGGGAGCACGGCGGCACCGGCCAGCACATCGAGGTCCCGATGGCCGACACCATGCTCACCTTCAACCTGGTCGAACACCTGGGCGCGGCCACCCTGGAGCCCGACGGCGAGTTCGGCTCGGCGCGCTCGCTCAGCCCGGAGCGCCGGGCCCAGCGCACCGCCGACGGCTGGATGTGCATCCTGCCGCACAGCGACCGCAACTGGCGGGACTTCACCGCCTTCGTCGGCCGCCCCGACCTGGCCGACGACCCACGGTTCACCACCGGACCCGACCGGGCCCGCAACGCCGACCAGTTCTATCCGTTGCTGGCAGAGTTGATGCGCCGTCATACAACCGCGGAATGGCAGAAGTTCTGTGACCGGTCGGGCATCGCCGCCGCCCCGGTGCTCGACCTGGAGTCCGCCGCCACCACTGTCTACGCCCAAGAAGGCGGCCTGCTCCACGAGGCCGAGCACCCCACCGAGGGCCCCTACCGGGTCATCGGCCGCCCGGTCCGCTACTCGGCCGACCCGGAGCCGGAGCTGAGGCCCTGCCCGACCATCGGCCAGCACACCGACGAAGTCCTCCGCGAAGCCGGCTTCGACTCTTCCCTGCTGCACCCCGTGAACTGA
- a CDS encoding CoA transferase, with amino-acid sequence MTSNALTTTEPTRLTTTGEIVSQLLHTLGDPDPAWGAEDITVVGTDPLVPSVHRLADAMSAAIGVFGRQTATLGEQRGHRHQKVEVRAGAAIDQLMATHHTTLSGRPIGVSLDDPTLLGNNDFYRTRDGRWIFIITTYPHLRDAVHTVLSCGPDKVGIAQAAAGWDAFTLEEAICARGGVACVVRSRDEWLAHPAGRYVAQRPVVEIERIGDGPVRSLESIAEADEALAGVRVLDLTHVIAGPVSTRLLAQFGADVLHLTRPDRPDPIPMIAMTGGGKRNAYCDLRDDNDRAAFHDALQDADVFVHAYRGLARHGASTEELVRRRPGLITLEYHAWGADGPWGERGGFDQLACSATGFAVDEWTDRPSLPPTYLLNDYLAAYLGAAAVTTVLRRRATEGGSWRIRVTLAGVCHWVQELGLLARENVLGLPRPGRAPLAALSTTGTDFGPLTEPATPFTYSGRTVPQPGRRSPLGSAELQWR; translated from the coding sequence ATGACCTCCAACGCGCTGACCACGACCGAACCAACGCGGCTGACAACCACCGGAGAGATCGTCTCCCAGCTGCTGCACACCCTCGGCGACCCCGATCCGGCCTGGGGAGCCGAGGACATCACCGTCGTCGGGACCGACCCCCTGGTGCCCTCGGTGCACCGCCTCGCCGACGCCATGTCCGCCGCCATCGGTGTCTTCGGACGGCAGACGGCGACCCTCGGTGAACAGCGAGGTCACCGGCACCAGAAGGTGGAAGTGCGAGCCGGAGCCGCGATCGACCAGCTCATGGCGACGCATCACACGACGCTCTCGGGACGCCCGATCGGTGTCTCGCTCGACGATCCGACGCTGCTCGGCAACAACGACTTCTACCGGACGCGCGACGGCCGGTGGATCTTCATCATCACCACCTATCCGCACCTGCGGGACGCGGTCCACACCGTACTGAGCTGCGGGCCCGACAAGGTGGGGATCGCGCAGGCCGCGGCCGGCTGGGACGCCTTCACGCTGGAGGAGGCCATCTGCGCGCGGGGCGGCGTCGCCTGCGTGGTCCGCAGCCGGGACGAGTGGCTCGCGCACCCCGCGGGACGGTACGTCGCGCAGCGCCCGGTCGTCGAGATCGAACGCATCGGTGACGGACCGGTCCGGTCTCTGGAGTCGATCGCCGAGGCCGATGAGGCACTCGCGGGCGTACGGGTGCTGGATCTCACCCATGTCATCGCGGGTCCCGTATCGACGCGACTCCTCGCCCAGTTCGGCGCCGACGTGCTGCACCTGACGCGTCCCGACCGCCCCGACCCGATCCCGATGATCGCGATGACCGGCGGCGGCAAGCGCAACGCCTACTGCGACCTGCGCGACGACAACGACCGTGCGGCCTTCCACGACGCGCTCCAGGACGCGGACGTTTTCGTGCACGCCTACCGGGGACTCGCCCGGCACGGGGCGTCGACCGAGGAACTCGTCCGGCGCCGCCCCGGACTCATCACCCTCGAATACCACGCCTGGGGCGCCGACGGCCCCTGGGGCGAGCGCGGCGGATTCGACCAACTCGCCTGCTCGGCAACCGGATTCGCCGTCGACGAGTGGACGGACCGGCCGTCGCTGCCGCCGACGTACCTGCTCAACGACTACCTCGCCGCCTACCTCGGGGCCGCCGCTGTCACAACGGTCCTGCGCCGACGTGCGACGGAGGGCGGCTCATGGCGGATCCGCGTGACCCTGGCCGGGGTGTGCCACTGGGTACAGGAACTCGGGCTGCTGGCACGGGAGAACGTACTCGGCCTGCCCCGACCCGGGCGCGCGCCGCTCGCCGCACTGTCGACCACCGGGACCGACTTCGGCCCGCTCACCGAACCGGCGACACCGTTCACGTACAGCGGGCGCACGGTCCCCCAGCCCGGCCGTCGTTCCCCGCTCGGGTCCGCCGAACTCCAGTGGCGTTAG
- a CDS encoding helix-turn-helix domain-containing protein has translation MGEHGRRQRHRTVDRVAWILEAAARAPGGATVAELARAVGAPASSVQDLVNGLVATGFLLEQHRRFRLGPAPHVLNLIAGRVVPRISQAELDELSRVADTPVLLTIRVGLDAVHLARGGEDEIPRLVPLADGHVARPLLRTAAGRLLLAFTDEAERHDLLDELARHDPEAVTEFRSALPAIRASRISRSEGLADPEVSALAIPVTEGPVVTGALVLMHRRRGRSERLFLDRAAARLLAHLQETQT, from the coding sequence ATGGGCGAGCACGGCCGACGGCAGCGTCACCGTACCGTGGACCGGGTCGCGTGGATCCTGGAGGCCGCCGCACGGGCGCCGGGCGGGGCGACCGTGGCCGAGCTGGCGCGGGCGGTCGGGGCGCCGGCGAGTTCGGTTCAGGATCTGGTCAACGGCCTTGTCGCGACAGGGTTTCTGCTGGAGCAGCACCGGCGCTTCCGGCTCGGGCCCGCCCCGCACGTCCTCAACCTCATCGCCGGCCGGGTCGTCCCGCGGATCAGTCAGGCCGAGCTCGACGAACTGAGCCGCGTCGCGGATACCCCGGTGCTGCTCACGATACGGGTGGGACTCGACGCCGTTCACCTCGCACGCGGCGGCGAGGACGAGATTCCCCGCCTCGTGCCGCTCGCCGACGGACACGTCGCCCGGCCGCTTCTGCGCACCGCCGCCGGCCGTCTGCTGCTGGCCTTTACCGACGAGGCGGAGCGTCATGATCTGCTCGACGAGCTCGCCCGCCACGATCCCGAGGCGGTCACCGAGTTCCGATCCGCTCTTCCCGCGATCCGCGCGTCGCGCATCAGCCGCAGCGAGGGTCTCGCCGACCCCGAGGTCAGCGCACTCGCGATCCCCGTCACCGAGGGCCCCGTCGTCACGGGAGCCCTCGTTCTGATGCACCGGCGTCGCGGCCGCTCGGAGCGGCTGTTCCTGGACCGGGCGGCGGCCCGTCTCCTCGCGCACCTCCAGGAGACGCAGACCTGA